From the Dermacentor variabilis isolate Ectoservices chromosome 5, ASM5094787v1, whole genome shotgun sequence genome, the window CTGCTAGCGGTGCCACTGGCGGCGCCCAGAGCAACACCTACCGGCCCATCATTCCAAAGTTCGGCGCCGGCGGCGAAGTGTCCGTGTCTCCCTTGGCGAACGCCTACCTCCAAGACCGCTTCCCGTTCCCTGGGGACTACACCGCCCGCTCACCATCCTCTGCGAGCCAACCGGGTGTGCCACCACCCTTCCTGCCTCCATTCGCGTCTCCGCTCAGCCTTCAGCACCTGCTGGCCAGCCAGTTCTCGGCGATTCCACCCCAATACCACCTGCCCGCTCTGTCGCCCTCGTTCAGCGAAGTGGCCCAAATGCTGCACGCCAGCAGCGCCGCCATGGAGAAGTCCTCGACGCCCGCCAACAACGGCGACGTCAAACTTCAGCCGCATGCTGACGCTCTCAAGAAATTCATCGAATTTATGGACGCCGCGGCTGCCAAACGCAGCAACGGGTCTTCACCACCGCCGCCCAAGAAGAACGGTCTCCTCCCCGGCTTACTGGGCGCCGGTCCTCTTCCTCTCCAGGCCAGCCGCGACGATCCGCCGTCGAGGCACGAGTACTCGTGCGTCCACTGTAAGGCTGCCACGTTTAACAACCCGCTGGCACTGTGCCACCACGAACAATACTCTTGCTCCGCTAGCCGCGACGTGAACCGTAACCTTTACTCCGATCTCAAAGGCGCTCCTCATCCCCTTCTGTCGCTGGCGGCGAGAGTCGAGTCGGGTCGTGAGTCAACCGGTGGTAGCGACATGaccgacgacgacgacagtgGCGAGGATGGTAGCAGCAGGCGACCCCGACCGGACACTATATCGGCACAAGGAGAGATGCTTCTGCAGGCCGCCTTCTTAATTAACCCTTCGCCGAATCGCGACCAGCTGTCCAGCCTCGCGCGCGAGGTTGACTCGAGCACGAGGACCGTGCGTGCCTGGTTTCAGAGCGCGGTGGCCCGGTCGTCTTCTGCCCCGTCTCGCCAGCTGTCGTCGCCGCCATTTTGTTCGTCTCCCGCGTCCAAGCCCGGAGACATCGCCGGCTCCCTGTTACCGGTTGCATACACGTCTCTCGGAGTAGCGCTTAACGGCGGTGCGTCATTACCGGACGGGCAGCCATCGGATCCAGCCCTGGCGGAATCTGAACAGCCGTTAGACCTATCGGTCAAGTCATTTGGCGGCGGCTCCGGTTCAAATACACCTTGGAGTAACGGCGCTCTCAGCAGTGGACACACTGAACCGGAAAGCGACTGCGAAGTTCTGAACCTGAGCCAGAGGTCTCCGCGGACTTCTACGCCCAGGGAGAGCGACGCGGTGTACCTTAACGGTGACATCTCGCAACGGCGTaggtcgtcgccgtcgtcgcttCGCGGTCCCCTGGGGCCCTACACGACGTCCGAAGATTTCAAAGCAGCCATGCTTCACCCGGCAGGCCCCCTCCTGTCCTCCTCCGCGAACAGGATTCTCGCCCTGTCGGCTCTCAAGGGCCTCGATTTCGATATGCAGGCCGACTTGCAGCGGTTCCGCGACTTCTCCTTGCGGGAGAGGCATCCCGGCTACCCATCGGCACCACAGGAACCCAGTTCCGTCATGGGGCTCCTGCTGGCCTCTCCGCACGCGGCGCTCTCGCCGCCTGCGAGCGCAGACCTGATGCGCTCGTCGACGTCATCGGACAGCCGCGAC encodes:
- the zfh1 gene encoding Zn finger homeodomain 1 isoform X1, whose amino-acid sequence is MLEESMVLHCSHCALSFTGPSAVVQLGDHLMCVHSGGGGQPEDAVPVKKEPTDEVRPPSPAPPRPTSNEPVVGAAAFTCAKCNLSFSKKEHLEKHDLVHTATGPGSQPRPSQAPAQPSVDENAAVRKFKCPELSCGKAFKFKHHLKEHIRIHSGEKPFECQHCLKRFSHSGSYSSHMTSKKCLIVNLKVRKMDTKAARQRAASGATGGAQSNTYRPIIPKFGAGGEVSVSPLANAYLQDRFPFPGDYTARSPSSASQPGVPPPFLPPFASPLSLQHLLASQFSAIPPQYHLPALSPSFSEVAQMLHASSAAMEKSSTPANNGDVKLQPHADALKKFIEFMDAAAAKRSNGSSPPPPKKNGLLPGLLGAGPLPLQASRDDPPSRHEYSCVHCKAATFNNPLALCHHEQYSCSASRDVNRNLYSDLKGAPHPLLSLAARVESGRESTGGSDMTDDDDSGEDGSSRRPRPDTISAQGEMLLQAAFLINPSPNRDQLSSLAREVDSSTRTVRAWFQSAVARSSSAPSRQLSSPPFCSSPASKPGDIAGSLLPVAYTSLGVALNGGASLPDGQPSDPALAESEQPLDLSVKSFGGGSGSNTPWSNGALSSGHTEPESDCEVLNLSQRSPRTSTPRESDAVYLNGDISQRRRSSPSSLRGPLGPYTTSEDFKAAMLHPAGPLLSSSANRILALSALKGLDFDMQADLQRFRDFSLRERHPGYPSAPQEPSSVMGLLLASPHAALSPPASADLMRSSTSSDSRDATNSPPSHGASGIRDSKMLSSPMYYADADDHGSREPGSPKCYRKKNFRQGDAECLADDDYPSNDEDPRHPGSKKRKLSAKGDSASEEGMFSCDQCDKMFSKQSSLARHKYEHSGQRPHKCDVCEKAFKHKHHLTEHKRLHSGEKPFQCQKCLKRFSHSGSYSQHMNHRFSYCKPYRENGK
- the zfh1 gene encoding Zn finger homeodomain 1 isoform X2, which produces MLEESMVLHCSHCALSFTGPSAVVQLGDHLMCVHSGGGGQPEDAVPVKKEPTDEVRPPSPAPPRPTSNEPVVGAAAFTCAKCNLSFSKKEHLEKHDLVHTATGPGSQVRKMDTKAARQRAASGATGGAQSNTYRPIIPKFGAGGEVSVSPLANAYLQDRFPFPGDYTARSPSSASQPGVPPPFLPPFASPLSLQHLLASQFSAIPPQYHLPALSPSFSEVAQMLHASSAAMEKSSTPANNGDVKLQPHADALKKFIEFMDAAAAKRSNGSSPPPPKKNGLLPGLLGAGPLPLQASRDDPPSRHEYSCVHCKAATFNNPLALCHHEQYSCSASRDVNRNLYSDLKGAPHPLLSLAARVESGRESTGGSDMTDDDDSGEDGSSRRPRPDTISAQGEMLLQAAFLINPSPNRDQLSSLAREVDSSTRTVRAWFQSAVARSSSAPSRQLSSPPFCSSPASKPGDIAGSLLPVAYTSLGVALNGGASLPDGQPSDPALAESEQPLDLSVKSFGGGSGSNTPWSNGALSSGHTEPESDCEVLNLSQRSPRTSTPRESDAVYLNGDISQRRRSSPSSLRGPLGPYTTSEDFKAAMLHPAGPLLSSSANRILALSALKGLDFDMQADLQRFRDFSLRERHPGYPSAPQEPSSVMGLLLASPHAALSPPASADLMRSSTSSDSRDATNSPPSHGASGIRDSKMLSSPMYYADADDHGSREPGSPKCYRKKNFRQGDAECLADDDYPSNDEDPRHPGSKKRKLSAKGDSASEEGMFSCDQCDKMFSKQSSLARHKYEHSGQRPHKCDVCEKAFKHKHHLTEHKRLHSGEKPFQCQKCLKRFSHSGSYSQHMNHRFSYCKPYRENGK